In Anolis carolinensis isolate JA03-04 chromosome 4, rAnoCar3.1.pri, whole genome shotgun sequence, the genomic window CAACCGGAGGAAATGCATTGCGAAAAATAGAATCGAAAATAATTGGATGCAATAGAACTCAGCTTCAGTCTTCTGCCCTCAGTCACATCTAGACACAGAAAAGGCAGACTTCTTCTCTCAATGGTGAAGCAGGTGAACACTGTAAGGGATTTTAGATCCTGGTACTTCACCTGATTGTCTTGTTCCAGCAACCCCTCTGGCATGTATTTTATGGGCACTGTGACCTCAACTTCTCTCTTCAAAGTGTTGGCAAGGTGTTTTAAAATTGGCATACAAAATAAGAATGATAAAATGGGTACCTGAGCATTGATCAGTGTTTGCCTATCCTTACTGCAAAAAGGTGGACTGACTTCTGTATTTTGTGGAAAAGAAACTGAAGGGCTGGCACAGCAATTGTAAATCACCACCATCCTGACTTCTGATGCCATCTTAAAAGCTTCATGGTTGTGAATATTTTATCTAAaatcaataaatacttttgaccAGATAATCAAATTAGGAAGGTGTGATACATTCAGAAGAGCAACAAACTAAGTGTTTATGAAGCAGCCTACTGAATATGATTAAGAACAATTTTGTAAATGGCAAAAAGGAAAATGAGTAGTTAAATATACAGAACAGGAAAGACTCCAATCAAAAGAATCAGTCAGTGTAGTATAGGCTCAGGTATGCCACCAGGTTCCGATGCTTCTTGAATTCTTTGTCTGTAAGCAGCTAAAATAAATACAGACATAAATATTGTCAGTAGTGTTGGAAACCTACTTTCTATTAAGGAAACAAGCAGTTCAGTGCAAGTCAATCTTAACACAAGCATGGTCACAACAATGACCATTTAGATAACTGTATCTGAATTTCATACCTCAGTTTTGAAAGTTCTTTTTTCTGGCATTGGTACTAATTCCCAATCTGGGGCCCCAAATTTCCCTGGCCAAGTGACATGCCTGTGTGGCATCTGGTATGGATCATAGGTTCCAGgtctatagagagagagagagaaagagaggcctCCAAATAACACAGCTCAACAAAaaaatgtcttggtttttaggcctgtccctgggattatttggggcactgactaagaaaagtgcattggatagacagcatcagctctaatttcttagatatggtggTTATCATGATTCTTTATGAATCAACATATGAAGAGTggaatatggcatatgttctgtatctcaaaactagagctgatagggggaaactgatgccatttttggaatcagcagatcaaatatacagTGATCCCTtgctactttgtggttcgcttttcgcgccctcactgtttcgcaggttttcaataaacactaaaataatagtataaatcataaaataatattataaattcctctttctacttccttcttaaggagaagcctaacaaagggagagaaaaggaggctgaagcagctttgtcttTACCTCACAAGGCAGTGGAGGGAGCGCATATGcacgtgcttgagaggcgaggaggggacagagacactACTTGCAAACAAcgcaaatatagtgtccctacttcatggattttcatttTTTGCGGATGGTCCTAgaacataacccccgcaataagtgagggaacactgtactcagaaaggtctaacatttgagacaccaacATGTGTATTGGCCAGTGTAATGTGTCACTTACAGTGaacctatatatacatatacatatacacatacatgctaTTGTTTGGGAGCCATAGAAGTTAGTGTTGGATTAGCGTGCAGGGGACCAACGTTCAAATAATGTATTCACTTGGCTGTGGGAACCGAATGCCTGGACAAGAAGTATTCCTGTATCTTAAAACataggcaaacctcctctgaatcaaTCTTACCAAAAAAGTCCAAGTTTTGCTGTAAGTCGgagatgacttaaaggcacataacaagaacaAACAGTACCTTGAGCTACATCTGTTTATAAAGGTTAGAAACAAATAACACTCCATTGTCGAACTTCCAACACAGTGGAATTTTCCCTCCATCCCATTGACTTCCACCTGAGTCTATTTTATTAGCAGTGTGAAAGCCAAAACTGGTTACTTAGGTATATCAAAGATGAGTGTGGATCCACATGCCCTAAGCCTTTTTGTTCCGCCAAACTCCCATTGGCCCTAAATTACACCAATGAAGAACCTGGGTGTTTCTCTTCACACCATATACTGTAAAcgtcatacaaatacatccgaccacaatacataatcagttaaaacaacatatcctgatatataaacccaattaacatataaaataaaacaatttaaaaacttacagcaagcaacatttaaagatatccataacctccaattactgaagttatttgtcaaatattatcaaaatattgtcagactggcagtgcctattatcattcttctgggaaggcctggcttcacagaaaggttttaatttgcaaacaaaaggccagtaaggagggggGCAATCATgcttcattggggagggagttccagagccacgggggccaccaccgaaaagaccCTCTCTCATTCACACCAAACACGCCTGTGATGATGGtgtgaccgagagaagggcctctctcgAGGATCTCATGGCTCAAGTGGATTGGTAGAAGGAGATATGTCCCTGAACtaggctgggcccaaaccatATAGGCCTTTGTGAAGGCAGCATCTTGAATTGCGCCTGGAAACAAATgggaagccagtgtagctgcttcaggagtggagtagttctttctctatatcccGCTCCCGTAAGCAGTCTAGCAGCTGACGTTTGAACCATTTGAAGTTTCTGAACGCTTTTatggggcagccccacatagaatgcGTTACAGTAATCTAGCCTGGAAAGAAAGAACACAAACTTCTTCATCCTCTCTCTGTCTTGACTTCAGATTACCATTAAGAGTTTAAATGTGATTGTCATCCTATGAACACATCTCCCATTTACCCTATAACTCTGTGTTTCATGTTCAGTAATTCCGAACTGGGTAAAGACTCTCTCTGTTTTTTAGGTTCTAAGTCCTAATGGGCAGCCTTGTAATTCAAGAAATGAAAAATGATACCCAGGGAAACACTCTTTGTACAGAAGGTAGTCTGAAAATCGTGGTGAGCGTCTGCTAAATGGAGCAAATCCGGGCTGGCCCTTTTGGTCTTTGCTCTGATCCACTTGGTAGACTGTAGGGTCAGGAACAACATGCTAAACAAATGAGAttagaaaatgaaggaaatagaCAAATCATTCATTGAAATAATTGAACCAAGAAACCTCTAATTTGAAAGATAAATAAGCAAATCCCCGCCTCCTGCTAAACCCTATCAGATATTGATATTCCTGATTTATGGATAAATCAACAATGATGCTGACAATCCTTTAACCCCTTTTATGGGCATGCTGTGTATTGACAAATTATGTCAAAATGGGATACAGTATTGCATAGAATAGATTAATGTCCATCTTCACAGCCAGAAATGGCTAGAAGATAGTTTTACACTCATTCTAATACATGAAAATGTGGCACCAGTCTCTGACACATTAGAATAACACCTTTCATAAtataaatgcaaaatacttcacttcggcagaaaaaatggaaatcaaagatacagaatgggggacgcctggcttgacagcagtgtgtgcgaaaaagatcttggagtcctcgtggacaacaagttaaacatgagcctacaatgtgatgcggcagctaaaaaagccaatgggattttggcctgcatcaataggggaataacgtctagatccagggaagtcatgctccccctctattctgccttggtcagaccacacctggaatactgtgtccagttttgggcaccgcagatgaagggagatgctgacaagctggaaagcgtccagaggagggcaactaaaatgattaagggtctggagaacaagccctatgaggagaggcttaaagagctgggcatgtttagcctgcagaagagaaggctgagaggagacatgatagccatgtacaaatatgtgaggggaagtcatagggaggagggagcaagcttattttctgctgccctgcagactaggacacggaacaatggcttcaaactacaggaaaggagattccacctgaacatcaggaagaacttcctcactgtgagggctgttcggcagtggaactctctcccccggaatgtggtggaggcaccttctttggaagcttttaagcagaggctggatggccatctgtcgggggtgctttgaatgcgatttcctgcttcttagcggggggttggactagatggcccttgaggtctcttccaactctactattctatgattctatgattctatgataacctGAGAAGCAGTtctctagatcagggcttcttaaacctctTCTGCTTGGGACCCTTTTTGgtctgagaaatgtttacatgacccctaggtataggcagtctccaagttacagacaagataggtttggtaggtttgttcttaagctgaatttatatGTTAGTCGGAACAGATATGTTTTTAAGCGTAACTCTAGCCaaatataagtgtgtgtgtacattttgggtagcatagggaagggttaacactcctgtgaaaCTTGTTTTGCTGTccctgcccctgttcagaatatttcacctcactttctgaccctgtgataattggattttgaaaaatgtggcttgtggaaacaaggattagtgataaagcttcagtggagacaccttttccccatgataactcttccaggagtgaatttcccttctgaagggtagatttctgtcacttcctgttgtctcacccttgttcttaacttcgagtcatatgtaagttggatgtatttaacttggggactgcctgaatCGGTATAAAAGTCAAATATTTATTGATAGTTAAATCAGCATTCGCAATGCTTGATAAaaaagctgattttcctttttacagAGTACATCTGAGGCATCTTCTTCAGAATCTATTGCAAATACACTCAataaatttattaatgctccaacGAATGGTCATATGTACTATTTACACCGACAGAAACAATATTTAACAAACATCTAtataaaacactgtaaaatccaacagttaaaagcaggatgcaagcaggataaaaaagAGCGTGcaaaatatactgtaaataatactgcacaacagatttatgtaaatgtctaaaacagccattagGTGATGTCCAGAATTTTTATTTGGGATCCCATTtgaggtcaggacccacagtttacaAAGTAGTGTTCTGGATCAGCTGCAGCCACTGCTCAGAGATGGTGGTAACAGCATTCCAGCAATATCTGAAAGAGCATAGCTTCCTCAACCCTGTAAGGATGTTCAGTAGCCTTATTTTCCTTACCGGTGAAGAAACCAGGAAATATATTAGTACAATGCTAAATAAAGAACTATTTGAACTAAAAGCAGAACATATGGTGAAGACATGAAACTGCCCTATCTGGAGATAGGCAAGATATTTTTTCCAGGTGTGAATTTGCCTTTCtaagggtagatttcctctcacttcccgttgtctcacccccattcttaactatgagttgtatgtaagttggatgtatctaagttggggactgcctgtatataaataCAGCAGTTATTTGTTGTAATTCTCAATCTTTTGATCCTATGCCTTCTCCTGCATGAAAATGCTCTACTGCTCTACTGTGTAAAGACCCCCTCGAATGCAGTTGTCACAGTGGCATTGCCTTGGCAATCAATGACAAATATTTTTGCCTTTAATGCATTGCGTACATTAGATCATTTATATTACAGTACATTTTTACAATTTGTGATTTAATTATGTGTAGAAGAGAGGAAAACCGCTTTTACCTTGCCAATGATTCTAAAACGCGGGGTTGTTCTTGCTCCCATGCTGTAACCTTTAATGCTCACTGGTCTCTTAGCCAGATTATATATAAGGGTGTTTCTCTGTGTTCAAAACACCATATAGattatttcaatatacagtaacagATTACAAACCTACAGATTAAAAATACCCCTGCAACTAACTAATAACAAATCTATTGTCccaattttttctttttccatcccctttccccccacctccaCTTTCttagtaaatgtttaataaaaattatttgcaaaGAAAAATACCTACAGGTTTTAGGGTTCAAATCAGCCTAGATGGCACAACCTTTGTCCTTTATGTTCCATTGATAAAACAAAAAAGTGTGTGGTCTCTTTGCAGgttctccaaaatcaaaacacatTCTGAGCAGGACAAATGATCTCTGCAGGTGTCAGCGATAAATAATGTTTCTTTGTAACTTCTAAATTTGTTGTTTTTGAAAAGTCGTTTGGATCAAtatggttttttaaaacaataataaaagaagAGGTCACTAGTCCATTATTTGCAAAACAAGACCTAACAATTTACCTCTTGCAAAGAGGAACATCCAATGCTAACATGctattttgaaaaataacattcaaaagtgtctatttttgtgtagaaataaaaaataacaaatatttctTTCTTCTGTACTGTAACAGAAACATTTTTCTCTGGAAAAACCAAGACCACATTTTTGCATCTTAATTTACATATAACATTTTACATAATTTggacaaaatgtttattttatttaagtaactattgtgttgtcaaaggctttcatggccggaatcactgggttgcggtgagttttccaggctgtatggctatcatgtcatgactacacagagaagccattgaaatcctcaagcatgtggacaatttcaacagaaatgaacaaaatctggctaccagtatttaaaaaactctaaaatcaggacagtaaataaagaacaacattctgaaaacaggagaattccagacatgaaacaatcagggccagctaacactgcccaacacaggattcccccatgcaggaatcagccaggctttgaaactgcaaggcttttcaatgctaatcaaggtgattaactgcttccaacagacaagagttctttctttcaaccttgacattccacagatatataaacatctcttgcttagtttccaatatacctcacaatctctgagattgcctgccaaagatgtgggtgaaacgtcaggagagaatgcttctggaacatggccatcctgtTCATTTTGTAATTATAATGTGAGGCAACTTTTCAACATTTGTTACCGACATAAGTAAGATCTACAGTGTAGACTCCTTGGTTCTTGTTTAGCATTCCCACAAAAACTTTGGTCccgttttggccttcagttcccagaagcctgATTAAACAGCCAGGAATTCTgcgagctgaagcccaaaacatctggaagactaaaGTTTGGGTATCACTTCCTGAGAACAGTATCACACCAACTATTGTAAAATAAATTTTCCAAGGCAGGGATATGGTTGCTCCAAGGACAGTGCCTGAAACGTCATTGAAGAAGGGTGATCTCATGTGTGCAATCCTTCCAATTCATAGCACAAAtacccatttttcttcttttatttcaaaatgaaaGCTCGACAGAGGGAAAAGAAGAGCTAAATCAAGGAAAGTACAACTTACCTCTGCATTGTTATAAACTCCAGGTCCGCGATCGGGATGACCTTTCATGGGAACATGCTCATTACCCAGCCGGTCTGGAGCATAAGCAAAGGGGAAAATTGTCCGCTCCTGACATGTTCCAAATGAGTTCCGTTTTTGCGCAGCTGCAAAACCCAAAAGACATGAATGAGTGTTAAAACAAGGAGGGAAGAGATATAGCATGGAAATTTATCTTTCATCATTTTAAACATCTTttaatttgggttgttgtgagttttccaggctgtatagccatgttccagaagcattctctcctgacgtttagcccacatctatggtaggcatcctcggaggtgtgaggtctgttggaaactaggcaaggaaggtccaggatgggagaaagaacttgacaATTGGAGGCatgagtgaatgttgcaattaatcagcttgattagcattgaaaagccttgcaacttcaaagcctggctgcttactgcctggtggaatcctttgttgggaggtgttagctggccctggttgtttcctgtctggaattcccctgctctctgagtgttgttctttatttactgtcctgattttagtttttttaaaaaaatattggtagccagattttgttcaactggctaataggaattgtgggagttgaagtccaaaacacctggagggccgaagtttgcccaggcctgctctagtgCCTCTGtggactgaataataataataataataataataataataataataataataataattttattcttatatcccgccccatctccccggagggactcggggcggcttacatggggccatgcccagacacgacagcacaaatcagataaaacattaaaccgagcagtaaaacttcaacatgattaaaaacagtcataaaagtcaatatacacaataatattaaaatcccgatttgggtcaaaaaatCTCAGGATtgaaaatctcaggattccataggatgggtaAAGAGGaatcataggccccatctacactagccATTTAATGCAGATTCAAATCGGTATTGAAGAAAGAGGTTTTGGTGCaattacataggaaattctggaaccatTTGGAAGCTCAGGTCGTGATTATGCAAAACACAGATGTGCATTCAGGGCTTTCTTTCCTGTCCCGGCCAGTTTGCAAACACttttcactgctatggaatcatgagagttgtagttttgcaaggtctttagccttctctgccacagagggctgggtgcctcacaaaactacaaaatcaCAATGGCAGTTAATCTGGAATCATGGCACTATTAGCTATTGGGTATGAATGGGATCTCTAACCTCTCTTTAAACCAAGTTTAGGGGAGCCCTAgacgaagccccgcccccttggcGTATTGACCAATCAACGCCCGCCGCTACCTGTGAGCTCCCAGGCGAGCTGCCGCTGCCCCGAAAACATGCCTAGGACTCCTTTCGCGTGCGCCGCGCCCATCCGTTGCCATGGAAACTCAGGGAGGCTGAACTTCCTGATCTCGTGGCCTGGAAGGAGGGAGCGCCGGGGCAGGCCTGAGGAAGCAGGCGTTGCCATCGCGACAGAGGGGGCGGGAGGAAGAAACAAACAATTCAAAGTTTGGAAAAAGATATAGACAGTAGACCACCGTAGGAGACAAATTGAGActatagttataatgtataaaaaatcaCGAAggcaaaaacttggcattatactagattttctttgaccagaaactggccacttggagtgcctctggtgctgcAATAAGAAGGTCCCCCATTGTacatgtggtagggctcaggctgcattgtagtaagtggtctgtggtttggtctTCTTCACACTCGTATGTTGctgactccattttgtagccccatttcttaaggttggctcttgcATCTCTGGTTCAGAATACAGTCTGTTCACTGCCTTCCATGTCGCTCTGTCCtcagtgtgcccaggagggaatctctcatttggcatcagccactgattgaagttctgggttttcatagaatcatagagttagaagagaccttgtgggccatccagtccaaccccctgccaagaagcaggaaattgcattcaaagcacccctgacagatggccatccagcctctgcttaaaagcctccaaagaaggagcctcaactacactctgaggcagagagttccagtgctgagtAGCTCTCACagctaggaagttcttcctaatgttcaggtggaatctcttttcctgtagtttgaagttgtcctgcgtcctagtctcccgggcagcagaaaacaaacttgctccctcctccctatgacttcccctcacatatttatacatggctatcatggctatcatgtcgcctctcagccttcttcttcttttttttaatgctaaacatgcctagctctttaagcagctcctcacagggcttgttctccagacccttaattattttaattgcccttctctggacacattccagcttgtcaacatctcctttcaagtgtggtgcccagaattggacacagtattccaggtgtggtctgaccaaggcagaatagcatgacttccctggatctagacactatactcctatttatgcatgccaaaatcccattggcttttttagccgcccgCATCACATTGtcagctcatgtttaacttgttgtccacaaggactccaagatcttttgcacatgtactgctgttgagctaggcatcccccattctgtatttttgcatttcattttttctgcctaagtggagtatcttgcatttgtccctgctgaacttcattttgttagttttggcccatctctctaatctgttaagatcgttttgaattctgctcctgccttctagagtattagttatccctcccagtttggtgtcatctgcaaacttgatgattgtgccttctaacccttcatctaagttgttaataaagatgttgaacagaaccgggcctag contains:
- the cimap3 gene encoding ciliary microtubule-associated protein 3 isoform X1 — protein: MIDFNKTGLPRRSLLPGHEIRKFSLPEFPWQRMGAAHAKGVLGMFSGQRQLAWELTAAQKRNSFGTCQERTIFPFAYAPDRLGNEHVPMKGHPDRGPGVYNNAERNTLIYNLAKRPVSIKGYSMGARTTPRFRIIGKHVVPDPTVYQVDQSKDQKGQPGFAPFSRRSPRFSDYLLYKECFPGPGTYDPYQMPHRHVTWPGKFGAPDWELVPMPEKRTFKTELLTDKEFKKHRNLVAYLSLYYTD
- the cimap3 gene encoding ciliary microtubule-associated protein 3 isoform X2, with amino-acid sequence MGAAHAKGVLGMFSGQRQLAWELTAAQKRNSFGTCQERTIFPFAYAPDRLGNEHVPMKGHPDRGPGVYNNAERNTLIYNLAKRPVSIKGYSMGARTTPRFRIIGKHVVPDPTVYQVDQSKDQKGQPGFAPFSRRSPRFSDYLLYKECFPGPGTYDPYQMPHRHVTWPGKFGAPDWELVPMPEKRTFKTELLTDKEFKKHRNLVAYLSLYYTD
- the cimap3 gene encoding ciliary microtubule-associated protein 3 isoform X3; translation: MIDFNKTGLPRRSLLPGHEIRKFSLPEFPWQRMGAAHAKGVLGMFSGQRQLAWELTAAQKRNSFGTCQERTIFPFAYAPDRLGNEHVPMKGHPDRGPGVYNNAERNTLIYNLAKRPVSIKGYSMGARTTPRFRIIGKHVVPDPTVYQVDQSKDQKGQPGFAPFSRRSPRFSDYLLYKECFPGCLQTKNSRSIGTWWHT